A genomic segment from Bradyrhizobium sp. CB1015 encodes:
- a CDS encoding sugar phosphate isomerase/epimerase gives MSKPVLGAALSIKSIPAHRDWLLEKQRDLEIQDFFRADLLDSDWRATAGEIKQMLSGHTGRLGIHGPFWGFKIDSHDPMIRQAVTKRLLQGLEAAEFLGATQMVIHSPFTTWDHNNLDLYPDNRANIVERVKATLAEVIARAETIGCEIVIENIEDKDPRDRVRLAKALESSKVRVSLDTGHANYAHISTGAPPVDYYVETAGDMLTHVHLQDTDGFVDRHWAPGEGNIPWVAVFRALGRLTSNPRLILELRNHDDVRKGAAHLAALGLAE, from the coding sequence ATGTCGAAACCGGTGCTGGGCGCCGCATTGTCCATCAAGTCGATTCCTGCGCATCGCGACTGGCTTCTCGAAAAGCAGCGCGATCTGGAAATCCAGGACTTCTTCCGCGCCGATCTGCTCGACAGCGACTGGCGCGCAACCGCCGGCGAGATCAAGCAGATGCTTTCCGGTCACACCGGCCGGCTCGGCATCCATGGTCCGTTCTGGGGTTTCAAGATCGACAGCCACGATCCGATGATCCGCCAGGCCGTGACCAAGCGCCTGCTCCAAGGCCTTGAGGCCGCCGAGTTCCTCGGCGCGACGCAGATGGTGATCCATTCGCCGTTCACGACCTGGGACCACAACAATCTCGACCTCTATCCTGACAACCGCGCCAATATCGTCGAGCGCGTCAAGGCGACGCTGGCCGAGGTGATCGCGCGTGCCGAGACGATCGGCTGCGAGATCGTCATCGAGAACATCGAGGACAAGGATCCGCGCGATCGCGTGCGCCTCGCCAAGGCGCTGGAAAGCAGCAAGGTCCGCGTCTCGCTCGACACCGGACACGCCAATTACGCCCACATCTCCACCGGCGCGCCGCCGGTCGACTATTACGTCGAGACCGCAGGCGACATGCTGACGCATGTGCACCTGCAGGACACCGATGGCTTCGTCGACCGGCACTGGGCGCCGGGCGAGGGCAATATTCCCTGGGTCGCCGTGTTCCGCGCGCTTGGCCGGCTGACGTCGAACCCAAGGCTGATCCTCGAACTCCGCAATCACGACGACGTCCGCAAGGGCGCGGCGCATCTCGCCGCCCTCGGTCTCGCCGAATAA
- a CDS encoding DUF1236 domain-containing protein, translating into MRQHLMLSTAAIGLMLASGLAYAQAPGERRDEPKRTEEPAKGAAPQRGGAAQDRTQDRAQGAQERLQGAGREDRGGAAKHEANDDKRQPATASERDQPKARDQAQESREPSRDRNREAESAKPGRDAGKSSAETKQDKAAPQKSTAESEKSKTGPTTGRAGQQNERTGATANQNERNQAQPPRNAAEQQPPAQQNNRPATATDTNRTPPTSNAQTAPGSTGTQSNQANQTTQTNTQVNQQAQVTTERQVRISETVSRARLAQPERNLNISIRVGETIPSRVRLHRLPPEIVSIEPQYRGYEYFATDDDVVIVEPRTHRIVSQVPRDPSRARAQMGGGASSSMAAAGGSNVNCQIMRRDASGNVAQAEPSTVGSTARTDSLSVTVQMPGGGSSAPIALSAPAGNIVVATQGQGDCTVTIEPQTR; encoded by the coding sequence ATGCGTCAACATTTGATGTTATCGACTGCGGCCATCGGACTCATGCTGGCGTCCGGTCTTGCCTACGCCCAGGCGCCCGGCGAGCGCAGGGATGAGCCGAAGCGGACCGAGGAACCGGCCAAGGGCGCTGCGCCGCAGCGCGGTGGTGCGGCTCAAGACCGCACTCAAGACCGCGCGCAGGGCGCCCAGGAGCGGCTCCAGGGTGCCGGTCGCGAAGACAGGGGCGGCGCAGCCAAGCACGAGGCGAACGACGACAAGCGCCAGCCGGCGACGGCTTCGGAGCGCGATCAACCGAAGGCAAGGGATCAGGCACAAGAGTCGCGCGAGCCTTCGCGCGATCGCAATCGGGAGGCCGAGAGTGCGAAGCCCGGGCGCGATGCCGGCAAGAGCAGTGCGGAAACCAAGCAGGACAAGGCAGCGCCGCAGAAATCAACCGCCGAATCCGAGAAATCCAAGACGGGCCCGACGACTGGCCGGGCTGGTCAGCAGAACGAGCGCACGGGAGCTACGGCCAACCAGAACGAGCGCAACCAGGCCCAGCCGCCGCGCAATGCCGCCGAGCAGCAGCCGCCGGCACAACAGAACAACAGGCCGGCCACCGCGACGGATACCAACCGCACGCCTCCGACCAGCAATGCACAGACCGCGCCCGGATCCACGGGCACGCAATCAAATCAGGCCAACCAGACCACGCAGACCAACACGCAGGTCAATCAGCAGGCCCAGGTGACGACCGAGAGGCAGGTGCGGATCTCCGAAACGGTAAGCCGCGCGCGCCTCGCGCAGCCGGAGCGCAATCTGAACATCTCGATCCGGGTTGGCGAGACCATTCCCTCGCGCGTGCGTCTCCACCGGCTGCCGCCCGAGATCGTCTCGATCGAGCCGCAATACCGCGGCTACGAATACTTTGCCACGGATGACGACGTCGTCATCGTGGAGCCGCGCACGCATCGCATCGTCAGCCAGGTGCCGCGCGATCCGTCGCGCGCCCGCGCGCAGATGGGCGGCGGCGCGTCGTCGAGCATGGCGGCGGCCGGCGGAAGCAATGTGAACTGCCAGATCATGCGGCGTGACGCCTCGGGCAATGTCGCCCAGGCGGAACCTTCGACCGTTGGCTCGACCGCGCGCACCGACTCCCTCAGCGTGACGGTTCAGATGCCCGGCGGCGGCTCGTCGGCGCCGATTGCGCTCAGCGCTCCCGCGGGCAACATCGTGGTCGCGACCCAAGGGCAGGGCGACTGCACGGTGACGATCGAGCCGCAGACGCGCTGA
- a CDS encoding GrlR family regulatory protein translates to MSAGDEAEAGEEARVVNGLYIFDIEMRDGKRGQARGVVVLCDGRIMGGDSYFYYTGSYTFRNGKWRGDMIVNQHTEAVGRTLAFGGREVTCGFSGSYFPGGAEVEGMALVGKTSVTFTARLTLKDAMMAT, encoded by the coding sequence ATGTCGGCTGGCGATGAGGCGGAAGCGGGTGAGGAGGCCAGGGTCGTCAACGGCCTCTACATCTTCGACATCGAGATGCGGGACGGCAAGCGCGGGCAGGCCAGGGGCGTGGTCGTGCTCTGCGACGGGCGCATCATGGGCGGCGACAGCTATTTCTACTACACCGGCAGCTACACCTTCCGGAACGGCAAGTGGCGGGGCGACATGATCGTCAATCAGCATACCGAGGCGGTCGGCAGGACGCTCGCATTCGGTGGCAGGGAGGTTACCTGCGGCTTTTCCGGAAGCTATTTCCCCGGCGGTGCGGAAGTCGAAGGCATGGCGCTGGTCGGCAAGACCAGCGTGACGTTCACGGCGCGACTGACGCTGAAGGATGCGATGATGGCGACTTGA
- a CDS encoding NAD(+) synthase yields MTFHSIYAHGFARVAACVTTSHVADPTANAKAVLAAANACHEQSVAVAVFPELCLSGYAIEDLVKQDPLLDAVERGLAGIVAASAGLMTVLIVGAPLRFGNRIYNCAVVIHRGNVLGVVPKSYLPTYREFYEGRHFASGAGIAGETIAFGGLHAPFGVDLLFAAEDVPGLTIGVEICEDMWIPVTPASELALAGASVLINLSGSPITIGRARSRALLCQSTSARCLAAYVYSAAGAGESTTDLAWDGQTSIYENGVLLAEGERFRQGGQITLADVDLDLLRQERALMGTFDDNRRQREAFFRKVTFALKPPAADIGFLRKVERFPFVPSDESLLEQDCYEAYNIQVAGLVQRMRATGTKRVVIGVSGGLDSTHALIVAAKAVDLLGLPRENILAYTMPGFATGSESKTNALALMKALQTSWQELDIRTTATQMLKDIGHPFGKGEKVYDVTFENVQAGLRTDYLFRLANHHGGIVIGTGDLSELALGWCTYGVGDQMAHYNVNAGVPKTLIQHLIRWVISSKQFSDDVNRTLGSILVAEISPELVPVEAGEKPQSTEASVGPYELQDFNLFYTLRFGMRPSKIAFMALQAWKDVAKGEWPPAFPTDRRRAYDLPEIRRWLEVFLRRFFAFSQFKRSAMPNGPKVSAGGSLSPRGDWRAPSDSSAAAWLEDLERNVPN; encoded by the coding sequence ATGACTTTCCACTCGATTTACGCCCACGGATTTGCGCGCGTGGCGGCCTGCGTGACCACCTCTCACGTTGCCGATCCCACGGCCAACGCGAAGGCCGTCCTGGCGGCGGCCAATGCCTGCCATGAGCAGTCGGTCGCGGTCGCGGTGTTTCCCGAGCTGTGCCTGTCCGGATATGCGATCGAGGACCTGGTGAAGCAGGATCCGCTGCTCGATGCGGTCGAGCGCGGGCTCGCAGGGATCGTTGCGGCCTCCGCGGGACTGATGACGGTCCTGATCGTCGGGGCGCCACTGCGCTTTGGCAATCGCATCTACAATTGTGCTGTCGTCATTCATCGCGGCAACGTGCTCGGCGTCGTGCCGAAGTCTTACTTGCCGACCTACCGGGAGTTCTACGAGGGGCGGCATTTCGCCTCCGGTGCCGGCATCGCCGGTGAAACCATCGCCTTTGGTGGGCTGCACGCGCCGTTCGGCGTCGATCTCTTGTTCGCGGCCGAGGACGTTCCAGGCCTCACCATCGGCGTCGAGATCTGCGAGGACATGTGGATCCCGGTAACGCCGGCCTCGGAGCTTGCGCTCGCGGGCGCGAGCGTGCTGATCAACCTCTCGGGCAGTCCGATCACGATCGGCCGGGCGCGCTCGCGCGCACTGCTGTGCCAATCGACCTCGGCGCGCTGCCTCGCGGCTTACGTCTATTCCGCAGCCGGGGCCGGGGAATCCACCACCGATCTCGCCTGGGACGGCCAGACTTCGATCTACGAGAACGGCGTGCTGCTGGCCGAGGGCGAGCGGTTCCGCCAGGGCGGCCAGATCACGCTGGCCGATGTCGATCTCGACCTGCTCAGGCAGGAACGCGCGCTGATGGGAACGTTCGACGACAACAGGCGGCAGCGCGAGGCATTTTTCCGCAAGGTGACATTTGCCCTGAAGCCGCCGGCAGCCGATATCGGCTTCCTGCGCAAGGTCGAGCGCTTTCCGTTCGTGCCGAGCGATGAGAGCCTGCTCGAGCAGGACTGCTACGAGGCCTACAACATCCAGGTTGCCGGCCTCGTGCAGCGCATGCGCGCCACCGGCACCAAGCGCGTCGTCATCGGCGTCTCGGGAGGGCTCGATTCCACCCATGCCCTGATCGTCGCCGCCAAGGCGGTCGATCTGCTCGGCCTGCCGCGCGAGAACATCCTGGCCTACACCATGCCGGGCTTTGCCACCGGCAGCGAGAGCAAGACCAACGCGCTCGCGCTGATGAAGGCGTTGCAGACGAGCTGGCAGGAGCTCGACATCCGCACCACGGCGACGCAGATGCTGAAGGACATCGGCCATCCCTTCGGCAAGGGCGAGAAGGTCTACGACGTCACCTTCGAGAACGTCCAGGCAGGCCTGCGCACGGATTATTTGTTCCGGCTCGCCAACCATCACGGCGGCATCGTGATCGGGACCGGCGATCTCTCCGAGCTTGCGCTCGGCTGGTGCACCTATGGTGTCGGCGACCAGATGGCGCATTACAACGTCAATGCCGGCGTGCCGAAGACACTGATCCAGCATCTGATCCGCTGGGTGATCTCCTCGAAACAGTTCAGCGACGACGTCAACCGGACGCTCGGCTCGATCCTGGTCGCCGAAATCTCACCCGAGCTCGTGCCGGTCGAGGCCGGCGAGAAGCCGCAGAGCACGGAAGCGTCCGTCGGACCTTACGAGCTGCAGGATTTCAACCTGTTCTATACGCTACGCTTCGGCATGCGGCCGTCCAAGATCGCCTTCATGGCGCTGCAGGCGTGGAAGGACGTTGCCAAGGGCGAATGGCCGCCGGCATTCCCGACCGACCGGCGCAGAGCCTATGATCTGCCTGAGATCCGCCGCTGGCTGGAGGTGTTCCTGCGCCGCTTCTTCGCCTTCAGCCAGTTCAAGCGCTCGGCCATGCCGAACGGGCCGAAGGTCTCGGCCGGCGGCTCATTGTCGCCACGCGGCGACTGGCGCGCGCCCTCGGATTCGAGTGCGGCGGCATGGCTCGAGGATCTCGAGCGGAACGTACCGAACTGA
- a CDS encoding alpha/beta fold hydrolase: MVDKTAKPPRAPGQAPDDPRLWPFAAAQLAMDACFWWLERAPEKQGDSSLPWTTPSRVALELATMRLRDCSQTRSGQPALVCAPYALHRALIADFAPGHSVVQSLQNGGIDRVYLTDWRSATPDMRYLSIDSYLGDLNVAIDEIGAPVDLVGLCQGGWLSLLYAARFPAKVRRLVLVGAPVDLSIESSLSRLARNAPELVYDQLVARGGGNVSGEEMLRFWSKAPDDDDIVAALQRDLSDEQGTELLARFDRWNAETLNLPGTYYLEIVNAIFRENRIAEGSFVALGRPINLKDVKAPIFLLAGLDDDVVPATQALATAGLVGTPPAFIAAASEPSDHLGLFMGARTHAHAWPRIAGWLRGDLPGVLARSA; the protein is encoded by the coding sequence ATGGTGGACAAGACCGCCAAACCGCCACGCGCGCCAGGGCAGGCTCCTGATGATCCGCGGCTCTGGCCGTTTGCGGCGGCGCAGCTCGCCATGGATGCCTGCTTCTGGTGGCTGGAGCGGGCACCCGAGAAACAGGGTGACAGCAGCCTGCCATGGACGACGCCGAGCCGCGTTGCGCTGGAGCTCGCAACGATGCGGCTGCGCGATTGCTCGCAGACCCGGTCCGGCCAGCCGGCGCTGGTCTGCGCGCCCTATGCGCTGCACCGGGCCCTGATCGCCGATTTCGCCCCAGGCCACAGCGTGGTGCAGTCGCTGCAAAATGGCGGCATCGACCGGGTCTATCTCACCGACTGGCGGTCGGCGACGCCGGACATGCGCTATCTCTCGATCGACAGCTATCTCGGCGATCTCAACGTCGCCATCGACGAGATCGGCGCGCCGGTCGATCTGGTCGGGCTCTGCCAGGGCGGATGGCTGTCGCTGCTCTATGCCGCGCGCTTTCCAGCCAAGGTGCGGCGCCTGGTCCTGGTCGGTGCTCCGGTGGACCTGTCGATCGAGTCCTCGCTGTCCCGGCTCGCCCGTAACGCGCCCGAGCTGGTCTATGACCAGCTCGTCGCGCGCGGCGGCGGCAATGTCAGCGGCGAGGAGATGCTGCGCTTCTGGTCCAAAGCGCCTGACGACGACGATATCGTGGCGGCATTGCAGCGGGATCTCTCGGATGAGCAGGGCACCGAGCTGCTCGCGCGCTTCGACCGGTGGAACGCCGAGACGCTCAACCTGCCGGGCACTTATTATCTCGAGATCGTCAACGCGATTTTCCGGGAGAACCGGATCGCCGAAGGCAGTTTCGTCGCGCTCGGCCGCCCGATCAATCTGAAGGACGTCAAGGCGCCGATCTTCCTGCTCGCCGGGCTCGACGACGATGTGGTGCCGGCGACGCAAGCGCTCGCCACCGCCGGGCTCGTCGGCACGCCACCCGCGTTCATCGCGGCGGCATCCGAGCCCAGCGACCATCTCGGCCTTTTCATGGGCGCGCGCACCCATGCGCATGCCTGGCCCCGGATCGCCGGGTGGCTGCGCGGCGATCTGCCCGGCGTGCTGGCCCGCAGCGCCTGA
- the pncA gene encoding bifunctional nicotinamidase/pyrazinamidase, with protein sequence MKISDRDVLLVIDVQNDFCTGGALAVPGGEKVVPAINRIAQKFANVVLTQDWHPSDHASFAPNHPGRQPFQTIELDYGPQVLWPTHCVQGTAGAEFHRDLDVTQASLVLRKGFRRGIDSYSALFENDHRTSTGLLGYLRERELKTVFVAGLALDFCVRFSAEDARKAGLEVAVIEDACRGIDLDGSVAATHRSFRDLGIAVVSLEAFL encoded by the coding sequence ATGAAGATTTCCGACCGCGACGTGCTGCTGGTGATCGACGTGCAGAACGACTTCTGCACCGGCGGGGCGCTGGCGGTGCCAGGCGGCGAGAAAGTCGTGCCCGCCATCAATCGCATCGCCCAAAAATTCGCCAATGTGGTGCTGACGCAGGACTGGCATCCGAGCGACCACGCCTCGTTCGCCCCGAACCATCCCGGCAGGCAGCCGTTCCAGACCATCGAGCTCGACTACGGACCGCAGGTGCTCTGGCCGACGCATTGCGTGCAAGGCACGGCCGGCGCGGAATTTCATCGCGATCTCGATGTGACGCAAGCGAGCCTCGTGCTGCGCAAGGGCTTTCGCCGCGGCATCGATTCCTATTCGGCGTTGTTCGAGAACGACCATCGGACCTCGACCGGATTGCTTGGATATTTGCGCGAACGCGAGCTGAAGACCGTCTTTGTCGCCGGTCTGGCGCTGGACTTCTGCGTCCGCTTCTCGGCGGAAGATGCGCGCAAGGCGGGACTGGAGGTGGCGGTCATCGAGGATGCCTGTCGCGGCATCGATCTCGACGGCTCGGTCGCGGCGACCCATCGGAGTTTTCGGGACCTCGGCATTGCTGTCGTGAGCCTCGAGGCGTTTTTGTGA